The Microscilla marina ATCC 23134 genome contains a region encoding:
- a CDS encoding patatin-like phospholipase family protein produces the protein MIATKQDSWFQNITTVFRQRKKRKKKLGIVLCGGGARGIAHVGVLKALEEYGIFPDMVAGTSMGAIVGAMYTAGKSHEEMMALLGKVRSHKIIRVGLPLGGLTDLTYLKNIIKEQIPEDSFESLVKPLHVCVSNLNTGHYEIFNSGKLSSAVIASAAIPLIFKPVKINDQSYIDGGVLNNLPVEAIRDLCDVVIGVNVNPNTAENKVSSMWGIGERVFDMHMAANVKSRLAKCDVVIEVPNALEYNIFDFRKGHLLVEFGYNDTLAKIPEIAQEIEVKLAD, from the coding sequence ATGATAGCAACTAAACAAGATTCTTGGTTTCAGAATATTACCACAGTATTTCGCCAACGAAAAAAACGTAAAAAAAAGCTGGGCATAGTGCTTTGTGGCGGGGGTGCCCGTGGCATAGCCCATGTAGGAGTACTCAAGGCACTGGAAGAGTATGGCATCTTTCCCGATATGGTGGCAGGCACTAGCATGGGAGCCATCGTAGGCGCCATGTATACTGCCGGAAAATCGCACGAGGAAATGATGGCATTGTTGGGTAAAGTACGGTCGCACAAAATAATAAGGGTAGGACTACCCCTGGGAGGTTTAACAGACCTTACTTACCTCAAAAACATTATCAAAGAACAGATTCCAGAAGACTCGTTCGAATCATTGGTAAAACCTTTACATGTGTGTGTGTCTAACTTAAACACAGGACATTACGAGATTTTCAACAGTGGAAAACTCTCCTCTGCGGTCATTGCATCGGCAGCCATTCCGTTGATATTCAAACCCGTCAAAATCAACGATCAGTCTTATATAGACGGAGGAGTACTAAACAACCTGCCTGTAGAGGCCATCAGAGATTTGTGTGATGTAGTAATTGGGGTAAATGTAAACCCTAATACCGCCGAAAACAAGGTGTCATCGATGTGGGGCATTGGCGAACGGGTGTTTGACATGCACATGGCAGCCAACGTAAAGTCAAGGCTGGCAAAATGCGATGTGGTAATAGAGGTTCCCAATGCGTTGGAATACAACATTTTCGATTTTAGAAAAGGTCATTTGCTGGTAGAGTTTGGCTATAATGACACGCTTGCCAAGATACCCGAAATTGCCCAGGAGATTGAAGTAAAGTTGGCGGATTAA